One genomic region from Amycolatopsis sp. FBCC-B4732 encodes:
- a CDS encoding cystathionine beta-synthase, translating to MEYAEHIADLVGNTPLVKLNSLTKGLKPLVLAKVEYLNPGGSVKDRIALRMIEAAERSGELRPGGTIVEPTSGNTGVGLAMVAQRKGYQCVFVCPDKVSEDKRNVLKAYGARVVVCPTAVAPEHPDSYYNVSDRLVREIDGAWKPNQYANAQNPESHYLSTGPELWKQTDGKITHFVAGVGTGGTISGTGKYLKEVSDGRVQVVGADPEGSVYSGGSGRPYLVEGVGEDFWPDTYDRNIADEIIPISDADSFQVTRRLALEEGLLVGGSCGMAVAAALKLAERLTEDDVVVVLLPDGGRGYLTKVFNDTWMSSYGFLPPDSSGATVADVLTKKSGHLPTLVHSHPNETVAEAIAILAEFGVSQMPVVSAEPPVMAAEVVGAVNERDLLDALFTGKAQLADRLDRHMSPPLPTIGGGEQVGSAMTALESADGALVLVDGKPAGVVTRHDLLGFLAGR from the coding sequence GTGGAGTACGCAGAGCACATCGCAGACCTCGTGGGCAACACCCCGCTGGTCAAGCTGAACTCGTTGACCAAGGGGCTCAAGCCGCTCGTGCTGGCCAAGGTCGAGTACCTGAACCCGGGTGGCTCGGTCAAGGACCGGATCGCGCTGCGCATGATCGAGGCGGCCGAACGCTCCGGTGAGCTGCGCCCCGGCGGCACGATCGTGGAACCGACGTCCGGGAACACCGGCGTCGGCCTGGCCATGGTCGCGCAGCGCAAGGGCTACCAGTGCGTCTTCGTCTGCCCGGACAAGGTCAGCGAAGACAAGCGCAACGTCCTCAAGGCCTACGGCGCCCGCGTCGTGGTCTGCCCGACCGCGGTCGCGCCCGAGCACCCGGACTCCTACTACAACGTCTCCGACCGCCTGGTCCGCGAGATCGACGGCGCCTGGAAGCCCAACCAGTACGCCAACGCGCAGAACCCGGAGAGCCACTACCTCTCCACCGGGCCCGAGCTGTGGAAGCAGACCGACGGCAAGATCACGCACTTCGTCGCGGGCGTCGGCACCGGCGGCACGATCTCCGGCACCGGCAAGTACCTCAAGGAGGTCAGCGACGGCCGCGTGCAGGTGGTCGGCGCCGACCCGGAGGGCTCGGTCTACTCCGGCGGCAGCGGCCGGCCGTACCTGGTCGAGGGCGTCGGCGAGGACTTCTGGCCGGACACCTACGACCGGAACATCGCCGACGAGATCATCCCGATCTCCGACGCCGACTCCTTCCAGGTCACCCGCCGGCTCGCGCTGGAAGAGGGCCTGCTGGTCGGCGGCTCCTGCGGGATGGCCGTCGCCGCCGCGCTGAAGCTCGCCGAGCGGCTCACCGAGGACGACGTCGTGGTCGTGCTGCTGCCCGACGGCGGCCGCGGCTACCTGACGAAGGTCTTCAACGACACCTGGATGTCCTCCTACGGCTTCCTGCCGCCGGACTCCTCCGGCGCGACGGTCGCCGACGTGCTCACCAAGAAGAGCGGGCACCTGCCGACGCTGGTGCACTCGCACCCGAACGAGACGGTCGCCGAGGCCATCGCGATCCTGGCCGAGTTCGGCGTCAGCCAGATGCCCGTGGTCAGCGCGGAGCCGCCGGTGATGGCGGCCGAGGTCGTCGGCGCGGTCAACGAGCGCGACCTGCTCGACGCGCTGTTCACCGGCAAGGCGCAGCTGGCCGACCGGCTCGACCGGCACATGTCGCCGCCGCTGCCCACGATCGGCGGCGGTGAGCAGGTGGGTTCCGCGATGACCGCGCTCGAGAGCGCGGACGGCGCCCTCGTGCTGGTCGACGGCAAGCCCGCCGGGGTCGTCACCCGGCACGACCTCCTGGGCTTTCTGGCCGGACGCTGA